The following coding sequences are from one Formosa haliotis window:
- a CDS encoding ABC transporter permease, giving the protein MNPSNQPELPWLYTISPKRKLIDLNFKEIWRYKDLLFLFVKRDIVTVYKQTILGPLWYFIQPLFTSIIFTVIFNNLAAIPVKPGVPAFLFNLAGITAWNYFSACLTGTSDTFTKNQAIFGKVYFPRVIIPMSIVVSNLVKFGIQMLVFIGFYIYFTVFTEQAYAARPEISLVLLPILVGIMGLLGLGFGMIISSMTTKYRDLTFLVQFGVQLLMYGSAVMYPLSFFQEKLPSISWLVAYNPMTIVIEAFRHIMLGVGTISTMQLVYVSVVSVLVFLFGLIVFNSTEKKFVDTV; this is encoded by the coding sequence TTGAATCCTTCAAACCAACCAGAATTACCTTGGTTATATACCATATCGCCCAAGCGGAAACTTATCGATCTTAATTTTAAAGAGATCTGGAGGTATAAAGATTTACTCTTTTTATTCGTGAAACGCGATATCGTTACGGTGTATAAACAGACTATTTTAGGGCCGTTGTGGTATTTTATTCAGCCGTTATTTACTTCAATTATATTTACTGTCATTTTTAACAACTTGGCAGCCATTCCTGTTAAACCTGGTGTGCCGGCTTTTTTGTTTAACCTCGCAGGGATTACCGCATGGAATTATTTTTCGGCTTGTCTTACAGGTACCAGCGATACGTTTACAAAAAACCAAGCAATTTTCGGAAAGGTGTATTTCCCTCGTGTTATTATCCCCATGTCAATAGTGGTCTCTAACTTGGTGAAATTCGGTATACAAATGCTCGTATTTATAGGCTTTTATATATACTTTACTGTATTTACCGAGCAGGCCTATGCCGCTAGACCCGAAATAAGCTTAGTCCTTTTACCCATCCTAGTAGGTATTATGGGCTTATTAGGTTTAGGTTTCGGAATGATTATTTCCTCTATGACTACTAAATACCGCGATTTAACTTTTTTAGTACAGTTCGGGGTGCAGTTACTTATGTATGGTTCGGCAGTAATGTATCCGTTGTCCTTTTTTCAAGAAAAATTACCTAGTATTTCTTGGTTGGTGGCGTATAACCCCATGACGATTGTTATCGAGGCCTTTAGGCATATTATGTTAGGTGTTGGCACCATTTCTACTATGCAATTAGTGTACGTAAGTGTAGTAAGTGTGTTGGTGTTTTTATTTGGTTTAATTGTGTTTAATAGTACCGAGAAGAAGTTTGTAGATACGGTTTAG